Proteins from a single region of Hordeum vulgare subsp. vulgare chromosome 6H, MorexV3_pseudomolecules_assembly, whole genome shotgun sequence:
- the LOC123403959 gene encoding peptidyl-prolyl cis-trans isomerase FKBP43-like gives MSSSSFSFWGVELRPGEPYVHRHPPSLGRLCITKAVLVNNNNNNKTAERAMVQCVIGNGAPVIICSLNPGFVEMCHLDLEYEENHEVHFSVLGAASVHLSGYYLRGCNCLIRYPEVAPESHGEDVGAEHESDRETSESHGDGGDVGAEHESDDRETSESHGDGGDAGEEYDSDWEYHHVSEDVSEDSLESDLLDDGDVEIPDNNHLLSESMDDGHMYSTPDRRQEKHQVDSLDVNIDSSPYKPAVSQMFNSGSEDKDSVAQNEEKSMNMHVSLPKNSNVKVSDENVTSNDETKKEINGARKRKNDAINQDLASPMKVTEVNGSSIREPEPEKKSLLEPEYENNSNNTRTLEAGLIIEDLPAGNKEMQRFS, from the exons atgtcgtcgtcgtccttctccttctggg GCGTGGAATTAAGGCCCGGGGAACCCTACGTGCACCGCCACCCACCATCACTCGGCCGCCTCTGCATTACAAAG GCTGTActagtgaacaacaacaacaacaacaaaactgcTGAAAGGGCCATGGTGCAGTGCGTAATCGGTAACGGTGCGCCGGTCATCATCTGTAGCCTCAACCCTGGATTTGTCGAGATGTGCCATCTTGACCTGGAGTATGAAGAAAACCACGAGGTTCACTTCTCGGTGCTTGGTGCGGCTTCTGTTCATCTCTCAGGATATTACCTCAGGGGCTGCAACTGCCTTATAAGATACCCGGAGGTTGCGCC AGAATCTCACGGAGAGGATGTTGGAGCAGAGCATGAGAGTGATAGGGAAACTAGTGAATCCCATGGAGATGGAGGGGATGTTGGAGCAGAGCATGAAAGTGATGATAGGGAAACTAGTGAATCTCATGGAGATGGAGGGGATGCTGGAGAAGAGTATGATAGCGACTGGGAGTATCATCATGTCAGCGAGGACGTGAGCGAGGACAGTTTGGAATCTgaccttcttgatgatggtgacgtcGAAATACCCGATAACAACCATCTTCTTTCTGAGTCTATGGATGATGGTCATATGTACTCCACCCCTGATCGCAGACAAG AGAAGCACCAAGTTGACAGCCTCGATGTCAATATTGATAGTTCTCCATACAAGCCTGCTGTGAGTCAAATGTTTAATAGTGGCAGTGAAGACAAAGATTCTGTAGCCCAAAATGAAGAAAAAAGCATGAACATGCATGTTTCTTTGCCTAAGAACAGCAACGTCAAAGTTTCTGATGAAAATGTTACGTCAAATGATGAGACCAAGAAAGAAATTAATGGTGCCAGGAAAAGGAAAAATGATGCAATCAATCAGGATTTGGCATCGCCGAT GAAAGTAACAGAGGTCAATGGATCATCGATCCGAGAACCAGAACCTGAAAAGAAATCCCTACTAGAGCCGGAATATGAAAACAATTCCAACAATACAAGAACTTTGGAAGCTGGGCTGATCATAGAAGATCTGCCTGCAGGAAACAAAGAGATGCAGAGGTTTTCTTGA